The stretch of DNA CCGTTGGTGATGTCGGCGCTTGTCACGGTGTAGGTACCGGTACAGGTGACACTTGCGCCAGCCGCGAGTGACGTGGCTGGGCAAGAGACCGGACCAGCAAGACTCTCTCCAGCGACCGACTGATCATCGACCACAGAGAGGTTGCTTAATGTGGTGTTACCCGTATCGGTCACAACAAAGTCATAGGTAATGCTCTGGCCCACCGTGGTTATGGGGTTCGGAGAACCAGAGGCCTCCGCTTTCACGAGGGAGAGAGACGGGGAACCATCCAAACTCGGGGTGCTAGCACATCCGGGACCGCCACTAATGACAAACTCGCCAGACCAGCCAGAACTCACGACAGCCGTTCCACTAATCGGGGCTGCACCGGGCTCATAGACCAAGTAATGACCGCTCTGACCGTCGAGGCTACTCAAGCCCACTTGAGTTGTGTAGGTCCCAGAACCATTATCGTACTGCCAAGTAATCGTCACATAACCCGGAACGATATCACCAGTTTGCAGGCCATTAAGGATAAACAACCAGTCAGGCGCCGAAGTCCCACCTTCGGATCCCAGGGAACAAGAATTGGGCACCCCATTTGTGATGCCAGCGTTATGAAGGCTCACGGTTCTCGTGCTCCCGGATGTCGTGGCTTGGGTTACAGAGGTCTTTGCAACGTCCTTAGCCTTCCCGTTTGTGTGAGCGCTACTGAGCGCGAACGCAGGCAACCTCGAGCTAGATCCGAAGGAACCTGATCCGAGCGATACGAGACCCACGGACGCACCCACCACAATCACCGCTATCATCGGCTTGACCAACGCACCAGCGATCCTCTGCTCTGTTCGAAAACTCATTCTTCTCTCCTCATCATCGGATCTCGTCCGATTATGGCTACCGGTTGCCTGACACACTCTCGCCACCTCAGAGGACAGAAAGCCTGCATCAGAGGAGGTATAGGTGTATTCAAGCATGTATTTTCACAAGGTGCGGCCATTTTAACAAAAGAATTTAAAGTTTTTCTAGATTGTGACCGATAACGCCACCCCTAGTGTCTCGATGTTGCTAGAACTTGGACCGCGAGTCGGTATGCATCCCCGATTGAGAAGGACTGTCTGGGGACTGGTGCTACTCACTCCGATCAATTTGAGAGTTGAACCCTCTTGCATGCATGCCTGAGGTGTCCTGCATGTCTATCATCCCCATCCAGGGTCTACGTCGCTGTTGAGGTGCACCTCTAGCGATCGGTCGATGCGTGTTGCCCAGTTGGTTCTGTGCTGTCGATGATACGATGCTCATCTGATGTGTCGCAGTGTTCTGGTGTTCGAACCGTGCTGTCCTGTGTCACTTCAACGCTCAACACCACGAACGCCCACCCTTCTCAGGGCGGCCAGACGAATGTTTGGGTCCTGGTGGCCTCGCATCCTGGAGCTCCGATACGATGAGCGATCCTCGTGGCTCAGATAGGTGGCCCACGAGCAGCCGCAGCAGTCAGCCCAGTGCTCTCGTGGGGTCAGTTCCTTCAGGTGTCTCCAGCCTTCAAGGTAGTCGCGACCCATCTATCTGCAACAACCGCCAACCACAGCAATGGAGTTACGCTACAACGAACTCACTCTCGTCGTCAAGAATCCAACCGTCAATACCCGAAAACTGCGCTCAACAGAGTGACGCAACGCCTGAGGCCGAATCGCGGGCGCGAGATCACAATTTTTCTCTCGACATCGACGGTGCTAGCGTTACAAGAGGAGGAACGCCCATGTCGCACGTACCGTATTGGTTTAACACCACCGAACCAGCACCAGACCTCGCACCCGATATCGCCGAGAGGATCGAGGCGGTTCGCGAGAAGTCCGGCTTCCTGCCTAACGTTTTCTCGGCACTCTCGTATTTCCCTGCCGAATTCCGCGCCTTCTTCGATTATCACGATGCCCTCATGGAGGGGGATTCTGGGCTGACCAAGGCAGAACGGGAGATGATCGTCGTCGCAACCTCGGCCACCAACCGTTGCACGTACTGCGTTGTTGCCCATGGTGCGATCTATCGCATTCGCTCCAAGCATCCATACCGATCCGATCAGCTCGCTATTGACTTCGAGCGCGCTGATTTAAGTGATCGCGAGAAAGCCATCCTGCGTTTTGCCCATACGGTATCGCTACATCCCGAAACGGTGACGCCCGAGGACTTCTCCCCGCTCTACGATCTTGGACTTACGGATGACGACATCTGGAGAGTCGGTGCGATCACCTCATTCTTTGCCCTCTCGAATCGGCTCGCAGGCTTCGCGAAGATACTGCCGAACCAGGAGTTCTACCTCATGGGAAGAGATCGACCGCTACCCTAGTCAGCCGACGCTACCAGCCTCAACTAGCCGAGAGACTGAACCAACCGAGAGACTCAGAACTTTGACGACATGAAGCCGTCACACAACACCGCAGGCGAACAATCAGCACGGCCGATCGCGGACGCGCTACCAGCCGTTTCGGTAGCCGGACCCGCGACGATAGGAAGGACGATCGTCATAGCCCGGGTAGTCACAATGTTGCATCATCACGCGACGTCGACGACGTGGGAGGGCAACAAGGAGAAAGACCAGACCAGCCAGGATAAAGAACGGTCCAACCGCTGGGGCAGCGCTCGCCAGAATA from Ferrimicrobium sp. encodes:
- a CDS encoding peroxidase-related enzyme (This protein belongs to a clade of uncharacterized proteins related to peroxidases such as the alkylhydroperoxidase AhpD.), translating into MSHVPYWFNTTEPAPDLAPDIAERIEAVREKSGFLPNVFSALSYFPAEFRAFFDYHDALMEGDSGLTKAEREMIVVATSATNRCTYCVVAHGAIYRIRSKHPYRSDQLAIDFERADLSDREKAILRFAHTVSLHPETVTPEDFSPLYDLGLTDDDIWRVGAITSFFALSNRLAGFAKILPNQEFYLMGRDRPLP